The segment TGAAAATGAAATCCAGACTTGAAGATGTCATTGATCATTCAGAAGATACTGTGAGATATTATTCTCTGTGCAAATCCTGTGTTGGTGCAGTTGAATTTTCAGGGACTGGAAACAAACCTGATACAAAGAGATTTGCTGTTTCATAAACTTAATAAACGAGGTGAAAAATGGATACGATTGCAATCAAGAAAATGAGTACAATAGAACGTATTCAAACCATGGAGGCTATTTGGGATTCACTTTTGTATGAAGACGGTGAGATAGACACACCAGCGTGGCATGAGAAAATCATAGAAGAGAGAAAAAAAAGATCAAAAATGGTGAAGCAGAATTTATCTCTATAAAAAAATTGAAGGCTATTCGTACATGATTAACATTTATATGAAAGTCCTTTTAAACGACTGTAATCATTGAATTCCGGGGACACCATACTTTGAAGATGGACATGATTTGGCATAAGACAATATGCCCAGCATTCAACATTATGTTTCATGCAGCATTCAGATATTAAACTCAGGTATTCAGCATAATCATCTTCACAAAAAAATGTCTGCTGACATCTATTGCCGTGCTGTATGATATGATGGGGTAAACCCGGAGCTACTGCTCTTGCTATTCGTGCCATAAACAAAATAAACCAAAAATAGTGATATTTGTCAATAATTAAGTATGGTGTCCCCGGAATTAAAAAAAATAGAGAATTTTCAAATTGGTGGCTGCAAGCTTGGATTCGAGAAAGCAAAAAATAGAATAAATCTCTGGATCAATAATTTCAATTTGTTGGTAAATGACCCATCTCTCTTGATTAGCATTCTTGATAAGATTGAATTTATTCCTGATGATGAAATCTTAAATGAATGTCTTAATTTTCAAAAAAAATTTTTAATTTATCCGAAAAAAGGGTCTTTTATACCTGCCTGGGAGCAGAAACTGAAAGTTCAGCACGCATAATGCGGCAGCTAAATAATAATCCCCAATTTGCTCCAAATCTTTCATATCTTTTGCAAGTAATTAAAGACAAACAGGAGAGCAAACCTGTAATTGTCTTTATTGATGATTTTTTGAACAGC is part of the Candidatus Cloacimonadota bacterium genome and harbors:
- a CDS encoding transposase — its product is MARIARAVAPGLPHHIIQHGNRCQQTFFCEDDYAEYLSLISECCMKHNVECWAYCLMPNHVHLQSMVSPEFNDYSRLKGLSYKC
- the cas2 gene encoding CRISPR-associated endonuclease Cas2 — protein: MFLLVCFDIVDDRARYRAVKILKGYGVRVQKSVFECANMTEYRFLKMKSRLEDVIDHSEDTVRYYSLCKSCVGAVEFSGTGNKPDTKRFAVS
- a CDS encoding addiction module protein — its product is MDTIAIKKMSTIERIQTMEAIWDSLLYEDGEIDTPAWHEKIIEERKKRSKMVKQNLSL